A stretch of the Leopardus geoffroyi isolate Oge1 chromosome B2, O.geoffroyi_Oge1_pat1.0, whole genome shotgun sequence genome encodes the following:
- the RWDD1 gene encoding RWD domain-containing protein 1 isoform X1, with protein sequence MTDYGEEQRNELEALESIYPDSFTVLSENPPSFTITVTSEAGENDETVQTTLKFTYSEKYPDEAPLYEIFSQENLEDNDVSDILKLLALQAEENLGMVMIFTLVTAVQEKLNEIVDQIKTRREEEKKQKEKEAEEAEKQLFHGTPVTIENFLSWKAKFDAELLEIKKKRMKEEEQAGKNKLSGKQLFETDHNLDTSDIQFLEDAGNNVEVDESLFQEMDDLELEDDEDDPDYNPADPESDLTD encoded by the exons ATGACAGATTACGGCGAGGAGCAGCGCAACGAGCTGGAGGCTCTGGAGTCCATCTACCCCGACTCCTTTACAG TATTATCAGAAAATCCACCCAGTTTCACCATTACTGTGACATCTGAGGCTGgagaaaatgatgaaa CTGTCCAGACTACCCTCAAGTTTACATACAGTGAAAAATACCCAGATGAAGCCCCTCTTTATGAAATATTCTCCCAGGAAAATCTAGAAGATAATGATGTCTCagacattttaaaactgttaGCATTACAG GCAGAAGAAAATCTTGGTATGGTGATGATCTTTACTTTAGTGACAGCTGtgcaagaaaaattaaatgaaatagtagatcaaataaaaactagaagagaagaagaaaagaaacaaaaagaaaaagaagcggAGGAAGCTGAAAAG caaTTATTTCATGGCACTCCTGTTACAATTGAGAATTTCTTAAGTTGGAAGGCCAAGTTTGATGCAGaactcttggaaattaaaaagaaacgaATGAAAGAAGAAGAgcaagcaggaaaaaataaattaagtg GGAAACAGCTATTTGAAACAGACCATAATCTTGACACATCTGATATCCAGTTTTTGGAGGATG CTGGAAACAATGTGGAGGTAGATGAATCTCTGTTCCAGGAAATGGATGACTTGGAGCTAGAGGATGATGAGGATGATCCGGACTACAATCCTGCTGACCCAGAGAGTGATTTGACTGACTAA
- the RWDD1 gene encoding RWD domain-containing protein 1 isoform X2, protein MMKAEENLGMVMIFTLVTAVQEKLNEIVDQIKTRREEEKKQKEKEAEEAEKQLFHGTPVTIENFLSWKAKFDAELLEIKKKRMKEEEQAGKNKLSGKQLFETDHNLDTSDIQFLEDAGNNVEVDESLFQEMDDLELEDDEDDPDYNPADPESDLTD, encoded by the exons atgatgaaa GCAGAAGAAAATCTTGGTATGGTGATGATCTTTACTTTAGTGACAGCTGtgcaagaaaaattaaatgaaatagtagatcaaataaaaactagaagagaagaagaaaagaaacaaaaagaaaaagaagcggAGGAAGCTGAAAAG caaTTATTTCATGGCACTCCTGTTACAATTGAGAATTTCTTAAGTTGGAAGGCCAAGTTTGATGCAGaactcttggaaattaaaaagaaacgaATGAAAGAAGAAGAgcaagcaggaaaaaataaattaagtg GGAAACAGCTATTTGAAACAGACCATAATCTTGACACATCTGATATCCAGTTTTTGGAGGATG CTGGAAACAATGTGGAGGTAGATGAATCTCTGTTCCAGGAAATGGATGACTTGGAGCTAGAGGATGATGAGGATGATCCGGACTACAATCCTGCTGACCCAGAGAGTGATTTGACTGACTAA
- the RWDD1 gene encoding RWD domain-containing protein 1 isoform X3 encodes MVMIFTLVTAVQEKLNEIVDQIKTRREEEKKQKEKEAEEAEKQLFHGTPVTIENFLSWKAKFDAELLEIKKKRMKEEEQAGKNKLSGKQLFETDHNLDTSDIQFLEDAGNNVEVDESLFQEMDDLELEDDEDDPDYNPADPESDLTD; translated from the exons ATGGTGATGATCTTTACTTTAGTGACAGCTGtgcaagaaaaattaaatgaaatagtagatcaaataaaaactagaagagaagaagaaaagaaacaaaaagaaaaagaagcggAGGAAGCTGAAAAG caaTTATTTCATGGCACTCCTGTTACAATTGAGAATTTCTTAAGTTGGAAGGCCAAGTTTGATGCAGaactcttggaaattaaaaagaaacgaATGAAAGAAGAAGAgcaagcaggaaaaaataaattaagtg GGAAACAGCTATTTGAAACAGACCATAATCTTGACACATCTGATATCCAGTTTTTGGAGGATG CTGGAAACAATGTGGAGGTAGATGAATCTCTGTTCCAGGAAATGGATGACTTGGAGCTAGAGGATGATGAGGATGATCCGGACTACAATCCTGCTGACCCAGAGAGTGATTTGACTGACTAA